tatatatatttttttttaaaggggtGCAACATGAGGATCTCTTGTTTATATTTGTATCACTAAAACAATTCATCTCTTGTAACACAAGAAAGGTGATGACTCTTTACGTGGATGTCAGACAAAGCAAAATGTTCCTCCCTTCTGTATATAttatactagggtcggcccgccctacgggcggaatatactttacttgtgatctagaatattattttttgtatgattttgtggtttgtgtttttGGTTTGCATTTGAAAAAATGTGTGCTAATGatttttgtcttttagaaaGTATTAGGCGAGGAGGGATTATATGTGATAATGTTTGCAATAGTTGTTTCTGTTAaccatgtttttttaaaaaaaaattcttataacCGTGGTTGTGGACCTTACAATCTGTGCTGTTTCAGAGATGAGTTCTCTATTGTTTAACCATACTAGGGGCATagcccccgcgcaagcgcggggccGAGAATGTTGGTGATGTATTGGATAATTTTGTGTACAGAATGTTGTGTTTTCACTTACACAGGCTTCCATGTCTATAATGCAATTTctgttttgtggtatttcattcaaatttaaacttaagaCATTTTTTCTAGCCTATATATGTATGTTATGACAATAAATCACTAAAAAATCGCAACATTCCATTATATTGGTACCATGTTCAGATGCTGGTCACAGATTCAACAGAGTCAACCGTTTTCGTTGCATGTAACGGGAATAACACAGCTAGCAAAAAAAATTGGTGTAATCATTTCCTTTTTGCACTCTTGTCGCATCTATAAATGTTATAATCCTCAAATCAAATCCGTAGTTTAGAAAACAGAAAGAAACTGTAAGTTTTGGACTTTGAGTTTTTTCATGCTCTTTAAATAACAGATTAGCTTAATCATCAGGCTCAAAATATCTAAGAATGTCAACTGGTAATTAACgataaaaatacttatctaGATTTACTCAAGTCTGATTCTAAAACAATTCATAAATCCCTTGAAAACCTCAGAACTTTAAACCTAAATTTAGAAAATCAAAAGCAttacaatatataagatttaGTCTATTAGAGTCTAATCTAGactcatatttttgtttgttttataagaGGAAAGGAAAACTTTATACAGCTTAGCCCAGTATTTATGAGAAAAGTTGGACGGTATGCAGCCAACAACACATCATTGAACAATTTAGAACATTGGTTATTCGTATTTTCTTTTTAAGAGTATAAGATTTTAAGAATTTAGAATTAGGCTGTGCCCTTTCCACTCAGACTCCAGTGTTCGGAACAGCTTGGTACCAGTTTTGAACCATACGTTCATAAAAAGCGAGGTAATAATAATtaccttttaaaatattaataaaagaagtttcaagaagaaaaattaatataaccttgtattttcaaaattaaatacaaTTAGCACATGCACTAACGGTGGATTTAGACGACATACAAAATGACTTAGAGATCAAAAATATCATACGACTGTAGATGCAACCAATTACTTACATAACTATGACAACTTATGTATGATGTGTAtctctttatttcttttttaaagtaaatcctgaaaaaagaattgaaaagaataatatttacatttgcAAATGACTTGTTATACACatacataaaatgataaaactaTGTTTGCAGAGACAAAGTCCAAGAGAAGAGAATATAAAGATTACTAACTactctttgaaaaaaaaaaaaaattcttccaaATGTCAATCTTTATTGACTTGTGAACACGCTCTTGCTCTTTTGTCTCTTTTCACAATTTTGTTTTTCCCCCTCATTCTAGAAACTAAACATGAAtgtaataacaaaaaaagaagaagtaaaacCTGAATACCACAGTTCAACTGCAAACCTTACCATTGACTGAGACAGAACCTTAAGCAAAGGAAATTAACGGTTTGGATCGCACCATATGTTCTTTTACTTGGTCTATGTGTTGGTGCTTGAGTAGAAGACATGGAAGATCGGTCCCATGAGACTTCATTGGCAAAGGCATTGTTGATCTCTTCAGTTCTTGAGTAGCTTTGTCCAGTTCCACTCACCTGTTAACAAAGACTATATTCAGTACATTACGTATAAATTGGCTCCTATGGATTTATAAACTACACTAAAGACCAACAGTGAGGTTTCATGAATGTATACTTATAGAATCCATTATATTAAAGATGAGACTGGTAATGAAAAAGAGAAGTGCTGGAAAAAACGTAACTTCATGGGGGATTCATGCTTTTGGCGGAAGAGTTCCAGCAAGCCATCCCCAGACGCTACCAGAGCTTTGTCTTTTTCCATTCATATTGGCGGCGGCTTGGTCAGACGCAACGGCTCTCTGACGGTGGAGGAGTTCCAGTTTATTTTCAAGTGTGTCTTAATCTTTTGTCTTACCTCTGCAACCTCTAATTTGAAACACCTCGACTGTTCCGCTGCAAGTTGACTCCGCAGACTGAAGTTCCTATTACAAAAAATGGTTGCTATGACAAAACAATCTCTGAAAAAATTCTCTCAAACTCATGTCATGTCTCTTGCTTTCTAGTCGCTTACATGGTAAAACGGTAGTCTGAATTAGAACCAATTTGAAAGgcaatactattatttattcaCCTTGTATAACTCAGGGTTTCTCGTATCAGTCTCTGTTAACTCTTCCTTCAGAGTTTATAAATTCTCCTTGCTGAGTCATGCCTCCAGATCTTCCTTCGCGGATTTGAGGGATGTGATTACACACACTCCCTTTTTCCTTCAACCTATGGATTTATATACAACAcataaaggagaaaaaaaatacatatatgaattttatgttattaCTTTGTTAATTATTCACACGGTTGAAGGAGAGAAAATTCAGCTAGAAGATACCTTAGTAGTATGTGATGCACCCAGTTATCTCAAAACGCAGTTCCACACATTGATGAACTGAACCTTGATGATATCTACGACCAGCGGGGATGAAGCCGTGGATCTCTGAATTCTGCAGATTCAATCAGATGAGATATTTAAAAGAAGAGTTAGATAGGCGATTATAAACAGATCTGGAAGAGATGTTGCAATTGATCGAAGAAGTCTTTACCCtgtcatcaaggaagagaagctgaTTCCCATGAACTTGCCATTTTTTTAACGTTGAGTGGCAGACGACGGCTTTGGCAACTGGAGCAGCGGATGAAATCATTTTCGAGAAGGTGAAATACAGTTTTATTGGAGGAAGAATTGTTGAGAGAATGAGGGCCGTTGGGTTCCTCTCGTAAGATAACGTATATATAAGGCGGAATGGAGGAGGTGTAGCGAACGTGAACTGGCATTGATTGACGGAGTAAATATGGGAGACGTAGAGGAAAAGAGTTATAAAACGATTCATGGAATCAGAAACAAACAATCTGCGCTTCTCTCTATGAATCAGTCAAACCTAGATGGCTAGATTCGATCGACCAACATGTTTCGAGAAGATGATGTATATTAGACCAAAAAACAAATTAGGTGTCAAAGGCCCATTCAAGACAGTATTTGGATTTTCGTTAACGAATGTCATCCTAATAAGATTTCCGTcaacgtaaaaaaaattaaaaaggaagCCAGGGGACTTCGAACCCGTACACTCAAGCTTTATTATGAGCGGGTTATATCACTGGGCCAAGTAGATTTTAGTTGTTAAAGCCAGGGCGACGTAAATCTTATACGAAAACAAATTCGGCCCCTTTAAAAAGTGCTGACGTGTCACCTCAGGAGGAGAGAAACTCCctcattatattatagattatgCTTTGTATAATGGGTTGGCTTTGTTGGGTTGTCCGATTGGGTAGTGAGTGGTTCGTATCGGGAACAAAAACGTCATCATGATTGTAAAGTACGTTTAGTTATGAGATTTCTTGAAATTTTAAGGTTCCTATAATATGGTTAGGGTGCCTTTGAAGTTTTGGCAGAATATATTGGTGGACACCTTGTTTTCTATAGTAAGAATATAACAATTAGTGGGTTTATATTTATCTAATAGGTATTGTTTAGGTATTGTTGATTTGTGACTTTCTACTTCGGTACTACTCAATTTGGGTTGGGGATTGAGAGTCCACTCTTATAACCATTAACTTTATTTCGACATGATCGATTATCAGAAACatacagaaaaaaaatctcttaaaGTAAGGTAAGCCTGAAGTATATTCTCAATGAACCTTCAAAATGGCTCGGAGTAAGCTTTTCTCTGAATAGCATATACTTTGCCTAAACcaagtctttttcttttatcattCCTTGGGCAGTTTCACCTTTAACCAAGAGCTCAAAtaatatctgaaaaaaaaataatagcaaTGATCCAAAACGAAAAAGATGATATCAATCATTAGAAGCAAGGTTAACACCATCGACTGAAGGGTTCTCATTGTTAAAGAAAGCAACAATATCACTCATTAGCAAATTTGTCGGGAACTTTAATTCAATAACTGCAGAAAAATAGATGTAAGCCACTGATTCCAAAAACATTTTTCACGTCTTGATAtaaatcataattatatatatccaCACAACCCTTATTTAAAGTTACATTTCTTTTGCTCTCACTGGTAGTTTCCTAACCAAACTCTTGAGCATATGAGACTTACATTGGCATCATTTGCGAGGAAGAACACATGTTAAGTGCTTACACCCATAGTTGATTGGTTAATTATCAGTTAGTATATTTTGGGCTCTCAAGAATATGTTGGTGGTTTTCATGATTATCATTTGTATGAATGGATTGGACATTACATAATTGCATTGCATTTCATTATTATGTTAGGTTGAATATGATACTGAAAAGCcgaataaaatattgaaaattaaattaattgtttatattataaattaacacTTGAatgtatatgtataatattcCATTTCGAATATTTCAATTCGTCTAAGATTGCTGCCTAGTTGAAAGAAGGTACCTTTGATGCATAAGTAATTTACGACTTATGAAGCTAAGGTATATTTGTTTACTATTACATAAATAGTttggttctattttttttatttttattagtttcttaatttttacagttttaatttaatattttgtagttttttttttgtaaatgaatACTATCATTTTAATGTGTTTTGTAGTTCCAATGTgggtaatttttaatatttaaaataaggtTATATTTTACTGAACCATATATAGCAAGTAAAAATAAAGATGATgaacataaatataattttttttttcatgtcttCGAGCTctgcttatttttaatttgggaTGATGGATTTTTTCGTTTATTCTAATACTTTctgtaatttatttttagacttttaataatatttataaatttagttttttgtaTGTAAATATGATGTCATGATAATATTAAAAGTTAcgataaatttatgttttgtattttgatacatgaattttgattttttttgttaacatattGATGTcaataaattaattgaattggaaatgaatcaattttaaaaattatttatgaagtatttaACATTCTTTAAAAGATTTGGTGAATATAAGATAGTTTATTACAATAGTACATAGTACATTTaagtttttgaaagaaaatattatttcctATCAAAAGTATAATATTGTTACCATAAACtgttattattgttgttgttactAACCAAACAGAAACAATCcatataataaaagaaatattactTGATTCCAACAACTTCCAAACACTATGTTACAAAGGTTCTTCTCCTTCACCTTCTTTTTAAGATATGGCAGAAGAAGAGTATTGAGCATGGTTAACTTGAGAGATTGCATAAGGGATAGTTGAGTACATTCCTGCAACGGTGACAGTATCTTCAGGCTTGTTTCTTTCGATGTGGAAGACATGAGCTGCGGTTAGTTCGTTTGCATTCTGAATGTTGAATACACACACGCTTAAAGGGAaatgtaatgtttttttattagaatGAAAACTATTACAACGATATGGTAATATATTAGActttaaaaaacaaaagcaataagAGATGTCTACTAAACACTCACACAAAGTATACATTATTGGTAGGAGAATGTTGGTTTCAAGCACCCATGTTGATGATGCAATGGATGCTTTCTCTCTTCAACATGTAAGCAAAGGCTTTGTTGATCTCAGAAAATGGTACTGTGCGAGTGAGAACTTCTGAAGCTCCAACTCCATCGGGAAGGGGGGGGGGTTGCTAATATTAGGGTAAACCGTGAGAAAACAGGTAAAGGCAGACCTTTTGAGTCACTACGGTTAGTTCGTTTGCATTCTGAATGTTGAATACACACACGCTTAAAGGGAaatgtaatgtttttttattagaatGAAAACTATTACAACGATATGGTAATATATTAGActttaaaaaacaaaagcaataagAGATGTCTACTAAACACTCACACAAAGTATACATTATTGGTAGGAGAATGTTGGTTTCAAGCACCCATGTTGATGATGCAATGGATGCTTTCTCTCTTCAACATGTAAGCAAAGGCCCGGTTGATCTCAGCAAAATGGTACTGTGCGAGTGAGAACTTCTCAAGCTCCAACTCCTtgttcatgtattttttgaCAACCCCTGGAATGTCAGTTTTGGGTTTGTAGTTGCCAAAGAAAGTACCCTTGAGATTCCTCTCGTTCAGCAATTTCATCGGATGAGTCCTGAAGGCATCGTCTTTGCTTGGCACACCAACAGGAACCGCAACACCAGTCCTGAAACCTGGGTTTAAAATAGAGCGAGGTTCTCCCCTTTGAGCTTCGTATCTTTAACTTCGAAGTCTTAAACTCAATGCTAACTGAGTCTTCTTTTTGGTCTCAGCAGGATCAGAATGGCTCAGGCTGGTGGTCGAAGAAGAAGACGGAGAGACTTCAGCAGCAACGGTTCAGAGCCACCACTTGTGTTGTGGTTTTGAGTTTACTTGGAGCTCGGAGAGTGAAGCCCTGTGCGTTTTCAtctgaggatgatgatgatagagCTAATGTGCTGAGCAATGAGTACTCAAGAGGGTAAGGCGTGAGGGGCATATCAGTGACTGAAGAAACCATCGGGATGTAGcttagtgaagaagaagaagagctcaTGGAGTGATCAAATTTGCAGGTATGCCCAAATCTGTAGACCCAAAAAATAATGGAGGATAGAAAAACAGAGCTTCATAaccaaataaagaaattttaactttttttgtcagCACAAATTCTAACTTACCTTCAATTATTTACCAAAACATTATAGTTGACTCATGGGAGTTTCAAGACAGTAAGGTTTAAGATAATATATCAGATGCTTGGGTAATGATACTCACAGGACACAGTGGGAGGCCAATGTCAGTTGAGCATGAGACCGTACGGAGAGGAAGAACCATTTTTGGCTGTAATCGTAGGTGCTTTGAACATATGAGCTTGGTAAAAACTCAGGTCTTGGTATAACTACTCTGAATTCCTGCAATGAATGAACGGATTGAGACTAAAACCAAATGAAAATAGTTAGACCAGTTGATAGCATGGAGCTTGTACACCATGAAAGAGCATACTGGTGAAGTCAACAGGTGAAACCAAATTTACACTAACATGTTCTCATCTAATAACAACATTCTTTTCCATACGTGAAGTcaattaatacatatattttttgaaagatCATACAATACAATACAGCTACGGCACATATATGCTAGCTAGATCACATAGAGAGAGCGCGATTGAAACCAGACGTAATGGAAATCCCATGTACTACAACGATAAATAAAATA
This genomic interval from Brassica napus cultivar Da-Ae chromosome A6, Da-Ae, whole genome shotgun sequence contains the following:
- the LOC106447043 gene encoding uncharacterized protein LOC106447043 — translated: MSEAQSSVAKAEEDNDEKYEPSSQALSYHIASQEFRVVIPRPEFLPSSYVQSTYDYSQKWFFLSVRSHAQLTLASHCVLFGHTCKFDHSMSSSSSSLSYIPMVSSVTDMPLTPYPLEYSLLSTLALSSSSSDENAQGFTLRAPSKLKTTTQVVALNRCC